One Pseudomonadota bacterium genomic window, GCCGGTGATCTCCAGCTTCTTCTCGAAGCCGTCGGAGACGCCCACCACCAGGTTGTTGACGACGCTGCGGGACGTGCCCCAGAGCTTGCGCGCCCGCAGGCTCTCGCTCCGGGGCTTGACCCAGATGACGTTGTCCTCGCAGCTCACCTCGACCTCGTCCGTGAGGGTGGCGCTGAGCTCGCCGAGCTTGCCCTTGGCGCGCACGTTCTGGCCGTCGATGTGGACATCGACGCCGCTGGGCACTTCCACGGGGTTCTTGCCGATACGGGACATGGTCTGGATCCTCTCGTTCTCGTCCGCCTAGCGTGCCCGGATCAGAACACCTGGCACAGCACTTCGCCGCCGACGTTCTGCTCGCGGGCCTCGTTGTCCGAGAGCACGCCGCGGGGCGTCGACAGGATGGCGATGCCGAGGCCGTTGTAGACCCGCGACAGGTCCTTGATGCCGGAGTAGACGCGGCGGCCCGGGGTCGAGACACGGCTGATCTGGCGGATCACCGGATCGCCTTCGTGGTACTTCAGCTCGATGCGCAGTTCGGGGAAGCCGGGGTCCGACTTCTGTTCCTTGTAGCCGCGGATGAAGCCCTCGCGCTTCAGCACCTCCAGCACGTTGCGGCGCAGCTTGGAGGCCGGGCTGGAGATGACGTCCTTGCGGGCGCGCTGGCCGTTGCGGATGCGGGTCAGCATGTCGCCGAGGGGATCGGTCATGGACATCGCCGTTTCTCCTCCTACCAGCTTGACTTGACCATGCCGGGGATCTGCCCGGTGGACGCCAGGTCGCGCAGGGCGATGCGCGACAGACGGAACTTGCGGTAGTTGCCCCGCGGCCGGC contains:
- the rplF gene encoding 50S ribosomal protein L6, whose amino-acid sequence is MSRIGKNPVEVPSGVDVHIDGQNVRAKGKLGELSATLTDEVEVSCEDNVIWVKPRSESLRARKLWGTSRSVVNNLVVGVSDGFEKKLEITGVGYRAQVQGSELVLQLGYSHDVRFPIPDGIKIDCPEQTRITVSGADKQKVGQ
- the rpsH gene encoding 30S ribosomal protein S8 — protein: MSMTDPLGDMLTRIRNGQRARKDVISSPASKLRRNVLEVLKREGFIRGYKEQKSDPGFPELRIELKYHEGDPVIRQISRVSTPGRRVYSGIKDLSRVYNGLGIAILSTPRGVLSDNEAREQNVGGEVLCQVF